GATCATCAGTATCAAGTATCACTAATTtacgagataataataatatgttcattgtcCATTAACGGTTGACCATTGTTCCTTGTTNNNNNNNNNNNNNNNNNNNNNNNNNNNNNNNNNNNNNNNNNNNNNNNNNNNNNNNNNNNNNNNNNNNNNNNNNNNNNNNNNNNNNNNNNNNNNNNNNNNNtttgagtaaaaaaaagtaattgtaaggTTAGCCTAGAATAagataattataagatataataaaaataatatttttgtgtgataaattaaagtcgttaaaagtgataattcggttaaaagaattaaataataaataaataggtagttgaatattgttataagattgctggcttagctacccagtaatagtttaataatattcaaacgcgGTTTTACTCGTAAAAAGATCGCGGCGACGCGCCAAGGttacaatagtttataaaactgtgtAGAAATACATACGCGGTATAGCGGTGAGTGTGTGTTAGTGAATATACATTANNNNNNNNNNNNNNNNNNNNNNNNNNNNNNNNNNNNNNNNNNNNNNNNNNCATTATACTTGACCAGCAAGTAGGGTTATACGTGACAACAAACTCATTGCTGACAGGATGGCCTCTGATGTGACCACAAGTACATTGTTCGGTCTACGATAAGTCGGGTAACCACCATCAGAAATGTATACAGTCTCCTCGATGTATTCTTTGGGATATTTCTTTGTACAACTATTGTCCAACATACACGGACTGTTGTGATTGAGTGGTCCACATGAACCATGAATCATGTGCGATTTCACACTGTCAAGTAGGCGCCTTTCGGATGCAGGGTCAGGCAAGTAGGCACACACTACATTGTCGACGTCATCGGCAGTAAGTAACTTGCTGTCCTCATCCAAGATGATGAGTATATGTGCATGTGGAAGACCACGTTTCTGAAACTCAATGGTGTAAACATAAGTATCTACATTACCAAACACTTTATTGACCGTAATGTCACGCATTAGCTCCTTCAGTTTTGTATGAAACACCCTTGCCACCAAATCAGGCCTGTCAGTTGCGTTCAACCAATATGGAATGTTATCTACTATCTCTGGCCACCTAGGGTTACacgtaaatgttataaataagtCAGGCTTTCCGTACTTACGCACAATGGACATTGCGTCGTGGTAACATTGTTTCATGTACCGTGGGCCACCTAGAAACGTCGAAGGCAAAATTGTTCTGCGGCCGACTGGATTGATTTCGTCTAGATGGAACTgttggttaatattttatttaatttttttttttaatttcatacatatatatacatacatatgaaTACTGGGCCCCACTGAGAGAACTCGTGTGGGGGCCCAGGAGTTCAAAgataacattacatttaaattacagatatttttttttttttttttttttttttcttaaaaatatataaccatatacctatctattatttttaaactaaaattaaataaaaattgaatatattgattttataaagtactgtaacaaattatataattatttcgtcATGAAACTCCAACATCCATTgcaaaattctttttttaaataaattaactgtaGGGGTAATTATTTCGAATGGTATTTTGTTACATAAATTTATACCGATTACTTCAAAATATCTActagttgttgtttttttagtttttttaacaaaaaaattgttttttggcGTATCTTGTGTTGANNNNNNNNNNNNNNNNNNNNNNNNNNNNNNNNNNNNNNNNNNNNNNNNNNGGGGCACCAACTTAGGCTTAACTatcgtacttactgaattgatttgaatagtttattatttttacgctggagcacaaaaatcccaattactgcggtctgcagtactgactagtataacgcatttacacacaaacacctctcagaaaccccaactttgaggagttgtatctcgtcaacggataaacgaaaaatgaaaatttaaacgtgataattcatgagaaaaaaagccttactaaattatgaaatttttagtatgggttgccatttgaaaatcaaaagttgatggtggtttacctaataaatataagggtgaaaaatataaaaaaattatataattctagaacagcatagatctaaaattttgaaaaaaaaaaaatttgaaaaaagtgaatactttttgagataatgagtgttttacgcttaatcaatcaccctgtataaaacaaaaaccattctatcaaataatttttttttcttgttttactTGAAGCCAACTCTCTTAGTACTTCATTTAAGTCTAATGATTTTAACAAATCattctcagaatataaaatcatttgcaTGTCTAAGTTTTCTTGGGTTTGACTGGTTGTAACCAGCTGTATCatgttatatcaataatatcatcaataattaataatgttatttatgcaCGGAGagttttttccaaattaactagagtaaaaaataagtatatataaataacattattaattattgaagatattattgatataacatGATACAGCTGTATTATAGTTGAGTATGAACATGTTAGTCATGTCAAATCTTATAGTATGTTTACTGTTTACTGTGACTCATTCCGATATATGgttttattcttatttcatATTTGCAGTTATTATCATAAGTAATTGCCAACacgtataatagtaggtacaagaTAACAGAATACTGGgttttgtatgtaatataatattatagttctttGGAGAAATTCACTTAATTATAatcaaccaaatattttattttcgtttatgaACCACAATTTCTATAGGTGcctacataatgtataaatatgtccAAAACATTGTTTTTCAGATGAGTTATAGCTTATTtatggattatattaaattaaattaattaccgGTCAAAATATCTTCGAAATAATATCTTTGGTCAAAATATCTTAGTCAAAATATCTTATGGCAAAATATCTCATGGCAAAAATGTTtttggtcaaaatattttttaaactaattttttagtttatattcatataatttatttatctctatataatcaaatatacgTCAAATATATCGGCTATCGGTTCTATCGCCGTGTGTACCgttgtatacataggtattattattatattatctccgATCGacattttatatctttataacTGCTAGTCTACTTATTGCGAAAACTGGCCGGTGATCCTCGTCAAAGCGTCACTATAGGTATTGActacgtatacatattatgccaTTAAGATAAAAATGGTAGAAGGCTTATCgggttatatacattttagcaGGTTTATGTGTAATAGTTTTGTCATAACAGTATTACTTGTCAACTGATGTACCTTGCTTTTGATTTTCTTTCTTAAATATGACTCTTACTTTTATTAAAAGCCAAAAaggtaataacttattactacAAAATGGATATCtccatattttttatagtaatggtaaaaacaaatatatttggcGGTGTACcaagtataacaaatataaatgcaGTTCGTGTTTTACAAGTAGCAAAGATGAAACAGGTAATtagtgatttaaatatttatttcaaaattattgattattgttttatataaatattataataaattgacgaagtatattaatttatattatattatttataggcacaatactcagtg
This genomic interval from Acyrthosiphon pisum isolate AL4f unplaced genomic scaffold, pea_aphid_22Mar2018_4r6ur Scaffold_21261;HRSCAF=23454, whole genome shotgun sequence contains the following:
- the LOC115034847 gene encoding uncharacterized protein LOC115034847, whose translation is MIQLVTTSQTQENLDMQMILYSENDLLKSLDLNEVLRELASNEINPVGRRTILPSTFLGGPRYMKQCYHDAMSIVRKYGKPDLFITFTCNPRWPEIVDNIPYWLNATDRPDLVARVFHTKLKELMRDITVNKVFGNVDTYVYTIEFQKRGLPHAHILIILDEDSKLLTADDVDNVVCAYLPDPASERRLLDSVKSHMIHGSCGPLNHNSPCMLDNSCTKKYPKEYIEETVYISDGGYPTYRRPNNVLVVTSEAILSAMSLLSRITLLAGQ